The genomic region ATTCTTCCACTAATTCAGTGAGTAACTGTTAGGTGGTGGTCCCCTAAGAGTGTAGATATTTCATCACTGAGCTAATCCTGGCTATCATTGTTGTTACTGGCTGAATTTCAGATTTGACTATTCCTAACAATATTTCAGTGGGTcatataaacagatttttaaatgaagataacaTTTCTGTGGTGATAATACTAATGCTGTTTGATTTTTATAGCTGATTTGATGGAGCTGGACATGGCCATGGAGCCAGACAGAAAAGCAGCTGTTAGTCACTGGCAGCAACAATCTTACCTGGACTCTGGAATCCATTCTGGTGCCActaccacagctccttctctgagTGGTAAAGGCAATCCTGAGGAAGAGGATGTGGATACCACCCAAGTCCTGTATGAGTGGGAGCAGGGCTTTTCTCAGTCCTTCACTCAAGAACAAGTAGCTGGTAAGAGTGTTACTGCCTTAGTAAAAGTCAGAAGACAGTTTTGAGAATGATTCTTAAAACAGTTAGCATGTAATCACTTAAATAAAATGGTGTGGTAAAAGAGGGGAGTGATTGCACTGTTACCTTACCACTTAGTGTAGCACAAATTCAGGTGAATGCTGAATTATGGATTGTGAGTGCTGAATTTATCTTTCCCAGATATTGATGGTCAGTATGCGATGACTCGAGCTCAGAGGGTGCGAGCTGCAATGTTCCCTGAGACATTAGATGAGGGCATGCAGATCCCATCTACACAGTTCGATGCTGCTCATCCTACTAATGTCCAGCGTTTGGCTGAACCATCACAGATGCTGAAACACGCAGTTGTAAATTTGATAAACTATCAAGATGATGCAGAACTTGCCACACGTGCAATCCCTGAACTGACAAAACTGCTAAACGATGAGGACCAGGTAAGTAACTATATGGCTAGCTTTTAATCTGCTCTGAAGGAAGCTCTCAAGGAAGAAGCCTCTGAATGTCCACCAATAtcagtatttgaaaattaatgcTGTTTCTTGATTCCTATACATTATAGGTGGTGGTTAATAAGGCTGCAGTTATGGTCCATCAGCTTTCTAAAAAGGAAGCTTCCAGACACGCCATCATGCGTTCTCCTCAGATGGTGTCTGCTATTGTACGCACCATGCAGAATACAAATGATGTGGAAACAGCTCGCTGTACTGCTGGGACCTTGCACAATCTTTCTCATCATCGTGAGGGATTGCTGGCCATCTTTAAGTCTGGGGGCATTCCTGCCCTGGTGAAGATGCTTGGGTAAGAAAAACATGGTCACAGTGCTTGAAGCTAAGAAGGAGAAGAGTGCCATCACAGCATTTCTGATGAggcttttttcctcttccctagTTCACCAGTGGATTCTGTGTTGTTTTATGCCATTACAACTCTCCACAACCTTTTATTGCATCAAGAAGGAGCTAAAATGGCAGTGCGTTTAGCTGGTGGGCTGCAGAAAATGGTTGCCTTGCTCaacaaaacaaatgttaaattcTTGGCTATTACAACAGACTGCCTTCAGATTTTAGCTTACGGCAATCAAGAAAGCAAGGTAAAAGTACTTTTCTGAATGTGGTTCATGGAGCATCAGGGAATCCAGTGTCCTGTCCTTCTGTATACTCTAGCACATTCTTTGTATGCTTCACCTGTTGTATacatactagaaaaaaaattggacatctctttttctttaagtatttttctgtATGAAGCTAGGTGATAGGGATAAAGTGGGCAGACTTAGAGCTTTCATTCTTAGGTGGGTGATAGGCACTGAGGTAATAACGTAATTACTATTTAATTAATGTATTCCAAGGAAATAGAGGGGCTATAAGAGCTTGTATGTGAACTAGACCCTGTTTCGAAGGTTCAGGGAGACCTGTAGGAGGAAATGATAATTGAGTTCAGCTCTCAAGGGTGAGGAGAGACTGATTAGGTgaaggtcagagagaggaaaCGACACCTTGGAAAGTCCTACTGATGAAGGAGAGGGACGAGTTTATGAAGTGTGAAGAGGAAAGGTTTGAGATGAGACTGAGGTATCAGCAGTGCAGGTTCTGCAGGGCCTTGTGGAAAATGTTcaaagagtaatggaaagcagTTCAGTATCAGCAGAGGCATGAAGTGATgagatttgtttttcaaaaatcagGATAGTTTGGAGGTGGGAGTATGCAGGGAAGTAAAGGACAAGAATGAATGATTATTTGATGATACCTCATTTTAACTAGGTGAATAACGATTAGGAAAAGCCAAGAGCCGAATCATTAGGAGTTCTAAGTGCCTATTCTGGTTCAGATTTTCAACAGATCCACTTTGATATAGCATGACTATCTGGGCATTACTGTTGCATACCAACAtggtttctctttgtttcttttgctttgacCAGTGCGGGAGGAAGAAAATTGGGGCAGAGTTGCTATTTCTTGGGAGTACCGGAATACTTGAATTTGAGTGGAATGCTGTAGAAGGAGGGGTTAAACATGGCTTCAGTTTGGGGATCTGGGTTATGGGGTCCAGGCATACATTTAGGTCAGTGGCAAGCTGGCTGAAACGCTTCTTTAATAAAATAGGTTGGTAATGTGGCTTTTCTTCGTCATATGGTGAAGATTGCATAGCTAACAACATGTATATCTTTCTAGCTGATCATTCTGGCGAGTGGTGGACCTCAAGCTTTAGTAAATATAATGAGGACCTACACTTACGAGAAACTACTATGGACCACAAGCAGGGTACTGAAGGTGCTGTCTGTCTGCTCTAGTAATAAACCAGCTATTGTAGAAGCAGGTAAGTATTCTGAGTGTCATATGTACAGCATTTTGTAGTTCTGATTAGATTACTTGTATTAGGAAAAGGGTAATACACCTTGACCTTAGTGGGCTGAAACTGAATAGAACCAGTTTGCACCCAAGATTACATTCAAAGTATATGTGCTGCTTGACACCTTGCATTGGTGCTGTTTAAGCCTAGTTTAGGCAGAGTTCTTACTGTCCATCAAAAATGATGACTGATACTTGGTAGTTTATATTGTGTAGCAGAGGAAAGGAATAGGTGGACCAACTAgggccttttgtttttttggtttttttttttttttttttttttaaagattttatttatttatttgacagagagaaatcacaagtaggcagagaggcaggcagagagagaggaagggaagcaggccccctgctgagcagagagcccgatgtgggactcgatcccaggaccctggaatcatgacctgagccgaaggcagcggcttaacccactgagccacccaggcgtcccgggccttttgttttttttatcacaaGGCTACATTTATTCTTTAGCTACCTAGCATCAGTTCTCCTTTTTGTAACCCACCTAACAGGATCTACCTGGACTCTTAAACCAAGCTTTATATCACAACTGGAAGAGGGAAAATATGAAAGCATTTAGTAGAAGAAAATACTGGGAGTAAAGCGTAGGGTTGGTAACACCTATTTTTCTCACTTGTTGAGAATAATTTTACTTGAGAATTTGTGGGAGAGAGGGGCATTATGATTACACAGGATGGCAGCTGACACTGGGATGGACAGGTGTGGCTGCATTCATACTCAGCAAGGAGATAAAATTCTGCCAGCTATTCCAGAAATATGAGGAGTGCTTGCAAAAATTGCAGAATTTTGGACATAATCAGAATTTGTGGAGTGCAGTGACAGGTGGGTAGCTGGAAATGTATATGGGACTGAAGACCTAGGTATCTTCCATTTTAAGAAGTTAGCCAGGTTATTCTGATGTTCATTTGTGTGTTCTGAAAACATTCAGCATCCGTGTCTCAAGCACTAAAATAAGCATGTGGTATACATGGGATAGATAACCAAGCAGATACAGTCCCTGTATTTATTCCATTCTGGTGAGGGtgacaaaaaaatgcaaaagatggGGGCATTACAACTTAGAATGAATTCTGTGTAGGGTGAGAAACAGCAAATACTGATACAGAATTAATGGGGATGGGGGTACTTGCCTGAGAAGGGGACATAAAATGGGAATGCGGGATAAGAAGGCACCTGTTAGCTATATGAGAAGTGGGGATTAGATgccttccaggcagagagaggaaacatgTGCTATGTCCtgaaagtgagaaagagattGTTAATCTCTAAGTGCTAAAGAGGAAGTGTGTGTAACTAGAATTTAATGAGTAATGGGTGAGTAGCCCAGAATGAGATTGAGAGGTTAGGTAAGGGCCCATATCTTATAGGACTTTCTAGACCTTTACGATGttcatttgtgctttttttccagctttagaACCACAGATGTAGACTATTTAGTTCATTTTGCAGTACTAGGTGGGATCCAAATTCTAAAGGGTACCTTAAGGTTATGCTGAAGAATTTGGCCTTTGTCTTAATAGAAAATGAGAAGTTACTGATGGTTATTAAGCGATGGCACAGCATCACAGTGTGGTGTTTTGGAATATTAATAACTAACAGTGTGTGACAGTTTGAATGACCAAAGACAAGCAGACCGGGCCACAGAGATGTGTTACAGACTTCTACGAACGAAACAgtttgttattaaaaatacacCGCAAAGGATGACTGTTTTGAGGTTTCCAAAAGAACCCATAGAATATAATAACTTAGGGGTTAAAGGTGCAACCCGTTGTGGTTTGTGGTGGGTAGAACATTGGTACCATTAAGATAAATGCAACTACCAGAATGGATTGGTAAAGATTTGAAACAAGATAATTTAAGAAGCTGACAGAGACGGCGGTAGGTGGGTAGAAGTGTATGGTCCTAAAATGCAGGGGAAGACTGGGCTAGAGATTTTCGAGTTGACCTGTCAGCTTACGAGGAAGGTGGATGTGTGCATCAGAGGCATCTGCATAGGACTTTTCCCTTAGACCTGCTGAATACAGTTGTGTGCTTTTAAAGTCCATAGGCTGTTCTAATGGGATATTTGGGGTTAAGAATACACCTGTGAGAGTGAAGAGTCAAGGGAGGGAATGAAATCTTTGTGGGAAAGAAGGTAGTCATTGAACAAGTACTGGGCATCAGTCTTTTGCAGGTCATTCTGTTTGTTAGTAGCTGGAGCTGTTATGAGGAAGGAACCAGATGGGGATGATCCTTGTCCTGTAGTGGAGGTAGAGGAATTACAGAATCTCGAaaggggcacgtggctggctcaattggtaaagcatgcaactcttgatctccaggtttatgaaatcaagccccatattggttATGGAGCCTacgtatgattttttttaaataataaaatgaaaagtaaaacagaCCTGAACAGATGAACAAGGAGTCAAGGGAAAGTATCTCAGGACATTCAGAAGGGACTTCAGTAGGAGAGAGATGGGTGAAGTTAGGCCATTGTGTGGGAAAGTGAGCTTCTGTTTAGACTTCACCACTATAAGTGTCCTTCCTTAGGCTCCTAAGTGGCGAAAGGTTGCAAACCTTTCAGGCACATACTTTTGGAGTCAGTACGTTCCACAGAGTCTCTCGTAATAAGCATTCCAGTGCATTTTTGAATTGGTCTCACATAGCTGCTTCAGGTCTTTGCTCAGGCTTCAGTTTCACTCTGAGGTGACCTAATTACACTACTTGAAATTGTAGCCCCCAccatcttgtgtttttttttttccatagcacttaATACCATCTCACATACTATGTAGTTTCAGTTTATTAACTGTGTACTTGTTTATTGTCTGCCTCCAGCTAGACTATAAACTCTATGTGAGTGGGGACCTTGGAGTATTTTGCTCACTGGTACAGCTTCATCTCAAAATAGGTGAATATTTTGAGACGATTGAATGtttgaaaggaaataaacaatataaaaattacctAAGAAGGACAGTGGAGATAATGAAGGCTTTCTCCACATAGAGAAAGAACAATAGATACTCAACAGAAGTTGTCACTAATTGAGGTGAATcggaaaagaaagggggaactGAGCAACGTCCTAGCAAATGAAACAAAGGACTTAGGTGGAGGGGATAAGCTTTGGCAATGAAGAGGGATACTCTCTAAGCCTAGAAAAGACAGTGCTGATTGGAATTACCAGCTAATGGCCATCACCTTAGATCTTTTTTCACATTCTAGGTGGAATGCAAGCTTTAGGGCTTCACCTGACAGATCCAAGTCAACGTCTTGTTCAAAATTGTCTTTGGACTCTTAGGAATCTATCAGATGCTGCAACTAAACAGGTAAATTTTGAGTATGCCAGTGCCTTGGTGACAGAACTAAGTAAGATAAATAGGTACTGAGCATTTGTTTTTATGTCCATAGGAAGGGATGGAAGGTCTTCTTGGGACCCTTGTTCAGCTTCTGGGCTCAGATGATATAAATGTGGTCACCTGTGCAGCTGGAATTCTTTCTAATCTCACTTgcaataattataagaacaagATGATGGTCTGCCAAGTGGGTGGTATAGAGGCGCTTGTCCGTACTGTCCTTCGAGCTGGTGACAGGGAGGATATTACTGAGCCTGCCATCTGTGCTCTTCGTCATCTGACCAGCCGACACCAGGAAGCAGAGATGGCTCAGAATGCTGTTCGTCTTCACTATGGACTACCAGTTGTGGTTAAACTCCTGCACCCTCCATCCCATTGGCCTCTGATAAAGGTAAACTGTCAAGCAAAATAGAAGGTTGCAGAATTGAAAATGAGCCACCTCTAGCTCTTGGATAGCTATCTAAGTGTAATAGATTGTCAAGTACGAGTCCGTTCCTTCGTACTTGGGAGGTATGGCCCGGATGGGGTTCCGAAGTATTTGTGAAGTCTGTGCTACTTTCAGGTGACACCAATAGATTTAGTGTGGTGGCACTTTTAGGCTAAGATGATGATTTTGTTGAGTTACAGGcctgttatttattctttcttatctACAGGCTACTGTTGGATTGATTCGAAATCTTGCCCTTTGTCCGGCAAATCATGCACCTCTGCGTGAACAGGGTGCTATTCCGCGACTAGTTCAGTTGCTGGTTCGTGCCCATCAGGATACCCAGCGCCGTACATCTATGGGCGGAACACAGCAGCAGTTTGTGGTAGGTAGATCTGAATAGTGACACTTGGCTATTTAAAAGGAATGCATAAATTCATAGGATCCTGAACGTCTTCGGTCATTGGTTCCCTCCATCTTCCTGGCTGCAGGGCTATTTgctaatggtttaaaaaaaaactgacatgTTTCTGTGGCTGCAGAAAAGAATAAGGAATAATGTGGCTCATAGTGAAGCCTTTGACTTTTCCATtgcatcatcagtcttacaaagaTAGTTGTGATGTACTGCTGTGGGGTTAGGCACTTcttataatgttttcatttaatccATGGGGAGGTTCACCTTAGAAAGCAGCAGAACCGTAATGTGAATCCAAGTCCATCTGATTTCAGAGCCCTTATTCCCCATTAGAACATGAGTTTGCCTGTAAGTATGTAAGTTTACTGTCTCTTCCAGGAATGATTGAAACCTTTTTTACAGACCTAAGAATACTAACAAATTTCAACAATAAGTAGTAGCATTTCTGATATCTTGACCCATAATCTCAGCCTAGAGCTTTGATGTCAGGTTTGCAGTCTTTTACAAACCAGCTTCATTATAAGTATCTAAAGACACTTCGGGATTTACTCCTCcaaatttatttctgaagattCAGATCTTCAGAgagttttctctttctgaattaGGTTACTTTAGAAAACAAGAGCCTATCAGAACAGATTTTGGGCATCTCTTCTTGGCTAGTTGTTATGTGTACACACTCATGATAGGGCCTTTATCCATTTGTTACTCTTGGTATTGGCATGTCTCCATGATAATGGCTTAAAAGAATGCAAAAGATACCTTTTAACTCtttaggaaaaaaggaatatttgtgtctttataaaaaatcaagtttttataAATGTCACTAAAAGTAGCAGAATCATTACCTTTTTTAAAACTCAGGAACAGGGAAAAAGCTGTGAGTACCTACATTAACAAAAACTAACGTCCTTCTCCCATAGAGACCAGCAGTCAGTCTTGGAGGTGGAAAAGAGTGGATCTTCCACTTGACAGCTCAATAGAAATTTAGCAGTTGGTGATAAAACTCTGCTTGATTTTCACCTGATACACGTAGATATACAAAACTAAATGGAGCATATGGAAGAAAAGCACTTGTCAGTCTGTGTATAACTTTGCCATATTTGTGTatctttatatattccttttacCGAAAGTGGTTggtgtcttggggtgcctgggtggctcagttggttaagcgactgccttcggctcaggtcatgatcctagagtccctggattgagtcccgcattgggctctctgctaggcaggaagtctgcttctccctctgacccacccccttctcatgctctctctctctctcaaataaatacttaatttaaaaaaaaaattggttggtATCTAGACTGTAAGAAAGTTATCTTTGGGATTCAGAGTATGTCAAAGCACTATTTGCTGTGCGTAGtgtgtgtggggcaggggggagggtggTGCAGCTAGGAATTAGTGCCGTCAGGAGGTTTCCCCCACCTCAGTAACGTTCATCTGCATGGAATCCTTCATTCCTAAACCAGTTGCAAATTCTGGAGAATTTTGGATGTGTAATGGGAATAACTAGTCAAAGAACTGCTATAGAAAGCCTTTCTGTTTATAAAGTTTAGAGAGGAGAATGCCCAATTTGTTTACCATGTTTCTTTTGGTAGGAGGGGGTCCGTATGGAAGAAATTGTTGAAGGTTGTACTGGAGCCCTTCATATCCTAGCTCGGGATGTTCACAACCGAATCGTAATCAGAGGACTAAATACCATTCCATTGTTCGTGCAGGTATGTTGGTTTCATGTGAGGGGTTCTAGATTTTATGAGTCTATAAGTAAAATTTCATGGATTTTAATGATTAAGCAAGATTTCAGAAAATTAGGGACCAAATGGGGCAATTTTTCATCTctctccatttataaaatgacaaCACTCTGCTCACATCCCCTGCCAATAAATGACAAATGGAATCTCAGTGTGTAGTGTCCTTTTAATCCAGTACGTTTAACTTTATGAAAAGTCCCTTCATTTTCCCTGGGTGGTAGGAGAAATACTAGGGCTAGATCCTGAAGAAGAGGGATACTCCACTTTAGAGGTGCTGAGCTTTGGAGGTAGGAGAGATGGTCTCGGTTGCCAAAGCACAGATCTCCAGCCACCTCCTGGTTTGCCACATCTGAGCTCAACTAAAACTGTTGCTGAGGAAAGGTTTTGTAGCCAGAAGTGATCTAGAAAACCAGTGCTCCAGAGCATCACATACCTGAGCAGTTAGAGAATAGGATTTAATACAAGTAGTGCAGACACCTTGCTTTCTCTGCAGTGGGAGTGTTTGCCACACAGTGCGGCGCTTgctgtgttttttctttatttaagtaggttttgtttgtgtttttctctttagctGCTTTATTCTCCCATTGAAAATATCCAAAGAGTAGCTGCAGGGGTCCTCTGTGAACTTGCTCAGGATAAGGAGGCTGCAGAAGCCATCGAAGCGGAGGGAGCCACGGCTCCTCTGACAGAGTTACTTCACTCTAGGAACGAAGGTGTAGGTAAGTGCGAGAGGAACCAGAACCTTTAGCTGGTGTACATAGGAGAGCCTCAGCTTTTCCTCAGGggcctttttcctttcctcttccagcaACATACGCAGCTGCTGTTTTGTTCCGTATGTCTGAGGACAAGCCACAGGATTATAAGAAACGACTTTCGGTTGAGCTGACCAGTTCTCTCTTCAGAACAGAGCCAATGGCTTGGAATGAGGTAGGCCATGTGGACATGTGTATGCGGTAGTGTGCAGTTTCCACTCAAATGTTCGTACACGTTGATTTGCATTGACCGTGTCCTTGGcttgaatattcatcctttctgctaCCTTAGCAGCTGCTATGAGGAAGAACCACAACTTTAAACAGCCTATTAAGAACAAACAAGTAATGCTGCTTGACATTAGAATTTGTGAGGGAGATGGATGAAAAAGTTACCAGGTTAAAGCATCTTTTCCACaaaggaatatttttccttttaaggaaagAGGCACTCTGTTAGTTGGAGGTCAATTTATTGATACTTTTTTTGAATTCTCAATTTTTCATCTACTTTTCTATTTGAATTTCTGTGAATTTGTTTTCAGTACAGAATTGTTCTTGAAACATTAGAACCACCCTGAATTTATTCAGTTATGCTACATAGTCATACAGTGGATTGTATGAATGCAAAGAGATGCTGTAGATTGTtaggtgaaaaagaaaagtagattgCCAAATAGTGAGTAGTATGTTAGTTGGGTTTTTAGTGGGCAGTCTTAACATGTTCCAGCTTGGGCTGTGAACTTCCCCAAACCTGTTCCTCTCCTCGTCTTCCCCTTTCAGGTGCTGGGGCTAAAAATCTTCTTTGATAGGACATATCCTGTTAGCAACTCCTGTTGGGGGCAGACACTTTGcccattttgttgactgttatatttactgaaagaataaattagtgatttttttttttaaagatttatttatttatttgacatcacaagtaggtagagaggcaggcagagagagagaggaagggaagcaggctctctgctgagcagagagcccaatgtggggctggatcctaggaccctgggatcatgacttgagctgaaggcagaggctttaacccactgagtcacccaggtgccccaaattaatgaatatttttaatactgtgtACAGTGACAGGTTGTTCTAAGTCTCAGGAGTTCATCTCTGAGGGGTGGAGTTTGAAGCATTTCTGTAAATTCTTTGTTCCTTCTATAATCTGAAAATATGTTTTCAGAATATTAGTATacttgagaattttcattttcattttgcttctttgcaTTGTACTTGTTTAAATCTAGACTGCTGATCTTGGACTTGATATTGGTGCCCAGGGAGAACCCCTTGGATATCGCCAGGATGGTATGTGTCTCAGGTTTCTCTATTAATTCCAAGTCAAGCTAAGGTTCCAAAGCTTTATCAGAAGAGCTGGTTTGCTCATCTGGGAAACCAGTGTTGGCAGGAAAGTAGTAGCAGCAGTTAAAGGCACTTCTGAAATTCCAGAGTCAGCAACAGTAGCTCTCGTGGAGCCTAGGGAATTTGGAGCCGCACGCTGAGCAGGCGGCAGGATCACACCAACAAATGTGTGTCATGACTACTGGGCCTCTGCAGTGCAAGAGCATGACAAGTTGCTTTTGTAGTCCCGTTTTTGGTTAGAGAACCTATCATCTCTGTATCTGCAGTCCACCCAGGAAATGAGAGTATGAGGAACTCTGGCTCCAAGCTCAGATCTGGGGTGGATCTGCGTAGTTCTGCTATCAGGGTTTTCTGAAAAGCTCATTCAAATGTGGGTAATGGAGATGTAGCATGGGGGTAGACTGTGAACACAAGTAGAACAGTGAGATTATAAACCTAAGTATTAGGCCACCGAGGCTCATAGGTGTCTCACATGACAGAAATATAAACGTCAACCTGTAAAGGTTTCATTGGAAACGGCAGCTTGCGTTTTCTCAGTACCTTTGTATCACTGGACTTTGCAATAAATAGGTTATATGCGCCGGACCACCTTGCTTCTATCTCTTGCCCATGACTTGTTGATGCTTGGGCAGTTATACATACAGTAGACTGCTTGCTGCCCCTCCTCAGAGATTTTACATCTCTACCGAAGCAAACACAAAATGTTCAGTGGTAAGCGGGATGGTGTGGTTAGAACCGGCTGGTCTGCCTCTCATGAAAACAGACTTTGTATAGCCTTGTGGGTGGCCTGGCACTGAGTAATTACTTCGTTGAAGAAAGCTAGAAGTTGAAGAGTCTAGAAAGGCCTGCTTTCTGAGACAAGTTTGATGCCATTGAAGGCCCAGCCTTAGCGttaattttaatgtctttctcctctttccctctgtcccttgccccTTTTGTCCACCCTGACTCCTCTAGATCCCAGCTATCGTTCTTTTCACTCTGGTGGATATGGCCAGGATGCTTTGGGGATGGACCCCATGATGGAGCATGAGATGGGTGGCCACCACCCTGGTGCTGACTACCCAGTTGATGGGCTGCCAGATCTGGGACATGCCCAGGACCTCATGGATGGGCTGCCTCCAGGTGACAGCAATCAGCTGGCCTGGTTTGATA from Mustela erminea isolate mMusErm1 chromosome 1, mMusErm1.Pri, whole genome shotgun sequence harbors:
- the CTNNB1 gene encoding catenin beta-1 — encoded protein: MATQADLMELDMAMEPDRKAAVSHWQQQSYLDSGIHSGATTTAPSLSGKGNPEEEDVDTTQVLYEWEQGFSQSFTQEQVADIDGQYAMTRAQRVRAAMFPETLDEGMQIPSTQFDAAHPTNVQRLAEPSQMLKHAVVNLINYQDDAELATRAIPELTKLLNDEDQVVVNKAAVMVHQLSKKEASRHAIMRSPQMVSAIVRTMQNTNDVETARCTAGTLHNLSHHREGLLAIFKSGGIPALVKMLGSPVDSVLFYAITTLHNLLLHQEGAKMAVRLAGGLQKMVALLNKTNVKFLAITTDCLQILAYGNQESKLIILASGGPQALVNIMRTYTYEKLLWTTSRVLKVLSVCSSNKPAIVEAGGMQALGLHLTDPSQRLVQNCLWTLRNLSDAATKQEGMEGLLGTLVQLLGSDDINVVTCAAGILSNLTCNNYKNKMMVCQVGGIEALVRTVLRAGDREDITEPAICALRHLTSRHQEAEMAQNAVRLHYGLPVVVKLLHPPSHWPLIKATVGLIRNLALCPANHAPLREQGAIPRLVQLLVRAHQDTQRRTSMGGTQQQFVEGVRMEEIVEGCTGALHILARDVHNRIVIRGLNTIPLFVQLLYSPIENIQRVAAGVLCELAQDKEAAEAIEAEGATAPLTELLHSRNEGVATYAAAVLFRMSEDKPQDYKKRLSVELTSSLFRTEPMAWNETADLGLDIGAQGEPLGYRQDDPSYRSFHSGGYGQDALGMDPMMEHEMGGHHPGADYPVDGLPDLGHAQDLMDGLPPGDSNQLAWFDTDL